One Zeugodacus cucurbitae isolate PBARC_wt_2022May chromosome 3, idZeuCucr1.2, whole genome shotgun sequence genomic region harbors:
- the LOC105217892 gene encoding tubulin glycylase 3B: MQRSSTSWPNYRNQYYNPVYKIRSLIQTLDAELAALSHRCAVSKINVLNPTNTNVNYILGHTSSGTKYTANPDFKKKSMAILSEGQTTTSNAQTRTLSSIYRSRVIDAFRNRRIFTVYGNYHTIRRALLNRGWLEKLAPNRYPKLQSLPEEVLLQHAKRGNDYEAVAISKIISHFPAFFIWQPKAQRDSHTDVLPLRNRVRRGRNLDFSTKVGLIGCAEQHQWFHERGVCGMSHPRFYRLGGSSEERMAFIEDFRQTQCRSLLKFILENSQHLSALADPDEGTISIAVVHFAVTNLKKHFDEFEHRTLDEEGEKNTESENLEWQNFFADSNQVIRNNAKIKVTVTLLEEVSKLSRIYLAKLEDRRRDYKWDGCRNLWILKPGYQCRGLGIIIRSSIDEILQWATNNPQRRYIAQKYLERPLLIHKTKFDIRQYMLLSIGDCTLNIWLYRDCYLRFSSQEFTIDDLRESIHLTNNSVQKRYKNKPNRDIRLPKNNMWSLEQFKIYLKHSNAPENVWEERIFPGFKENLIAVVMASLEETDFVENSFELYGCDLMLDEQYNPILIEINSTPDLSPSTEVTARICPLALKDLVKVIVDLPRNPLAPTGNFERVYEVNYKIKRDFDPEVGLDICGKAMTLFKQTIIPQKKTPFRMPTKLIKKTENAIKLPLKRLRGPAAQKNKARMESGSTEPKILKSTAKEALALRYTAPK; encoded by the exons ATGCAACGTTCCTCAACGTCTTGGCCAAATTATAGAAACCAATACTACAATCCGGTCTATAAAATCCGTTCGTTAATACAAACATTGGACGCAGAATTGGCGGCACTTTCACATCGTTGCGcagtttcaaaaattaacgtACTAAATCCAACCAATACGAACGTAAATTACATACTCGGTCACACCAGCAGCGGCACGAAATACACAGCAAATCCCGATTTCAAGAAGAAGAGTATGGCGATTCTGAGTGAAGGTCAAACGACGACTAGTAATGCGCAAACGCGCACGCTCTCGAGCATCTATCGTTCACGTGTAATCGATGCGTTTCGCAATAGACGCATATTCACCGTTTACGGTAATTACCATACGATACGACGTGCTTTGTTGAATCGTGGTTGGTTGGAGAAATTGGCACCGAATCGTTATCCGAAATTGCAAAGTCTACCCGAGGAGGTATTGCTGCAGCACGCCAAGCGTGGCAATGACTATGAGGCAGTGgccatttcgaaaattattagtCACTTTCCGGCGTTTTTCATTTGGCAACCGAAGGCACAACGCGATTCGCATACGGATGTGTTGCCGTTGCGTAATCGTGTGCGACGCGGTCGCAATTTGGATTTCTCCACAAAGGTGGGTTTGATCGGTTGCGCCGAACAGCATCAGTGGTTCCATGAGCGTGGTGTTTGCGGTATGAGTCATCCGCGCTTCTATCGGCTCGGTGGCAGTTCGGAAGAGCGCATGGCATTCATAGAGGATTTCCGGCAAACCCAGTGTCGCAGTTTACTCAAATTCATCTTGGAGAATAGTCAGCATTTATCGGCGCTAGCCGATCCGGATGAGGGTACTATCTCGATTGCTGTGGTGCATTTTGCTgtgacaaatttgaaaaaacatttCGATGAATTCGAACATCGTACGCTGGATGAAGAAGGCGAAAAGAATACGGAAAGTGAAAATCTTGAGTGGCAGAACTTTTTTGCCGATTCAAATCAAGTTATACGAAATAATGCTAAAATTAAAGTGACTGTAACGTTGCTGGAGGAAGTGTCCAAATTAAGTCGTATTTATTTGGCTAAATTAGAAGATCGCCGCAGAGATTACAAATGGGATGGTTGTCGTAATCTGTGGATACTTAAGCCCGGTTATCAGTGTCGTGGTTTGGGTATTATCATACGTAGTTCGATTGATGAGATTTTACAATGGGCAACCAACAATCCGCAAAGAAGATATATCGCGCAGAAGTATTTGG AACGTCCACTTTTGATACATAAAACCAAATTTGACATACGTCAATACATGCTGCTCTCCATTGGTGATTGTACCCTAAATATATGGTTATATCGAGATTGTTACTTACGCTTCAGCTCACAGGAATTCACCATCGATGATCTGCGTGAGTCGATACACTTAACGAATAATTCGGTACAGAAGCGTTATAAGAACAAACCAAATCGTGATATACGTTTGCCGAAGAACAATATGTGGTCATTGGAACAATTCAAAATCTATCTAAAACATTCGAATGCACCAGAAAATGTATGGGAAGAACGTATTTTTCCGGGCTTTAAAGAGAATCTGATTGCTGTTGTGATGGCCAGTTTGGAGGAGACTGATTTTGTGGAGAATTCGTTCGAATTGTATGGTTGTGATTTAATGTTAGACGAACAATATAATCcgattttaattgaaatcaattcCACGCCGGATCTCTCACCATCCACCGAGGTGACGGCACGCATTTGTCCCTTGGCTTTAAAGGATTTGGTCAAAGTGATTGTCGATTTGCCGCGTAATCCACTCGCACCCACTGGTAATTTTGAACGTGTCTACGAggtgaattataaaattaaaagagatTTCGATCCCGAAGTTGGTTTGGACATATGTGGTAAAGCCATGACACTATTTAAACAAACTATTATACCGCAAAAGAAGACGCCATTTCGTATGCCGACCAAGTTGATTAAGAAAACAGAAAATGCGATAAAATTGCCATTAAAGCGTTTAAGAGGACCAGCTGCACAG AAAAATAAAGCACGTATGGAATCTGGTTCAACTGAACCCAAAATTCTCAAATCCACCGCTAAAGAAGCGTTAGCTTTACGCTACACTGCCCCCAaatga
- the Ef2b gene encoding eukaryotic translation elongation factor 2 has translation MVNFTVDEIRSLMDKKRNIRNMSVIAHVDHGKSTLTDSLVSKAGIIAGAKAGETRFTDTRKDEQERCITIKSTAISMYFEVEDKDLVFITHADQREKDCKGFLINLIDSPGHVDFSSEVTAALRVTDGALVVVDCVSGVCVQTETVLRQAIAERIKPILFMNKMDRALLELQLGAEELYQTFQRIVENVNVIIATYNDDGGPMGEVRVDPSKGSVGFGSGLHGWAFTLKQFSEMYSEKFKIDVVKLMNRLWGENFFNAKTKKWQKQKEADNKRSFCMYILDPIYKVFDAIMNYKKEEIGTLLEKIGVAIKHEDKDKDGKALLKVVMRTWLPAGEALLQMIAIHLPSPVVAQKYRMEMLYEGPHDDEAAVAVKNCDPDGPLMMYISKMVPTSDKGRFYAFGRVFSGKVATGQKCRIMGPNYVPGKKEDLYEKSIQRTILMMGRYVEAIEDVPSGNICGLVGVDQFLVKTGTITTFKDAHNMKVMKFSVSPVVRVAVEPKNPADLPKLVEGLKRLAKSDPMVQCIIEESGEHIIAGAGELHLEICLKDLEEDHACIPLKKSDPVVSYRETVFEESNQMCLSKSPNKHNRLMMKALPMPDGLPEDIDNGDVSSKDDFKLRARYLAEKYDYDVTEARKIWCFGPDGTGPNFVLDCTKSVQYLNEIKDSVVAGFQWASKEGIMAEENLRGVRFNIYDVTLHADAIHRGGGQIIPTTRRCLYASTITAGPRLMEPVYLCEIQCPEVAVGGIYGVLNRRRGHVFEEAQVVGTPMFVVKAYLPVNESFGFTADLRSNTGGQAFPQCVFDHWQVLPGDPCEPSSKPYQIVQDTRKRKGLKEGLPDLSQYLDKL, from the exons Atg GTCAACTTTACTGTCGACGAAATCCGTTCCTTGATGGACAAGAAGCGGAACATCCGTAACATGTCCGTCATTGCTCACGTCGATCATGGCAAATCTACTTTGACCGACTCCTTG GTGTCGAAGGCTGGTATCATTGCTGGTGCCAAGGCTGGTGAAACCCGTTTCACTGACACCCGTAAGGATGAACAGGAACGTTGCATTACCATCAAGTCAAC TGCCATTTCTATGTACTTCGAAGTTGAAGATAAGGATCTTGTCTTCATCACTCATGCCGATCAGCGTGAGAAGGACTGCAAGGGTTTCTTGATCAATTTGATCGATTCACCCGGTCACGTTGATTTCTCATCTGAAGTAACAGCTGCTCTTCGCGTAACTGACGGTGCCTTGGTCGTCGTCGATTGCGTGTCTGGTGTATGTGTGCAAACTGAGACCGTGTTGCGTCAAGCCATCGCTGAACGTATTAAGCCAATTTTGTTCATGAACAAGATGGATCGCGCTTTGCTTGAATTGCAATTGGGCGCTGAAGAATTGTACCAGACTTTCCAGCGTATCGTTGAAAACGTGAACGTCATCATTGCTACTTATAACGATGATGGTGGTCCAATGGGTGAAGTACGTGTCGACCCCTCAAAGGGTTCCGTCGGTTTCGGTTCCGGTCTGCACGGTTGGGCTTTCACTCTTAAGCAGTTCTCCGAAATGTACTCCGAGAAATTCAAGATCGACGTTGTCAAGCTAATGAACCG TCTGTGGGGTGAGAACTTCTTCAACGCCAAGACCaagaaatggcaaaaacaaaaggaaGCCGATAACAAGCGTTCCTTCTGCATGTACATCTTGGATCCCATCTACAAAGTGTTCGATGCTATCATGAACTACAAGAAGGAAGAGATCGGTACCTTGTTGGAGAAGATCGGTGTTGCCATCAAGCACGAAGATAAGGACAAGGATGGCAAAGCTTTGTTGAAGGTCGTTATGCGCACATGGTTGCCAGCTGGTGAAGCTCTGCTTCAgatgattgccattcacttgccTTCACCTGTGGTTGCTCAGAAATACCGTATGGAGATGTTGTACGAGGGTCCACATGACGATGAGGCTGCCGTCGCCGTTAAGAACTGTGATCCCGATGGTCCATTGATGATGTACATTTCCAAAATGGTACCGACATCCGATAAGGGTCGTTTCTATGCCTTCGGTCGTGTCTTCTCCGGTAAGGTCGCTACTGGCCAGAAGTGCCGTATCATGGGCCCCAACTATGTTCCCGGCAAGAAGGAAGATTTGTACGAAAAGTCCATCCAACGTACTATTTTGATGATGGGTCGTTATGTTGAAGCCATCGAAGATGTGCCTTCCGGTAACATTTGCGGTCTCGTCGGTGTCGATCAGTTCTTGGTGAAGACCGGTACCATCACCACATTCAAGGATGCCCACAACATGAAG GTGATGAAATTCTCCGTGTCACCTGTCGTGCGTGTCGCTGTCGAGCCCAAGAACCCTGCTGATTTGCCAAAATTGGTGGAAGGTCTTAAGCGTTTGGCCAAATCCGATCCTATGGTGCAATGTATCATTGAAGAGTCTGGCGAGCATATCATTGCTGGTGCCGGTGAATTGCATTTGGAAATTTGCTTGAAGGATTTGGAAGAAGATCACGCTTGCATTCCATTGAAGAAATCCGATCCCGTTGTATCATACCGTGAAACCGTATTCGAGGAATCCAACCAAATGTGTTTGTCCAAATCGCCCAACAAGCATAACCGTTTGATGATGAAGGCTTTGCCCATGCCCGACGGTTTGCCCGAGGACATTGATAACGGTGATGTAAGCTCCAAGGACGATTTCAAATTGCGTGCCCGTTACTTGGCTGAGAAATACGATTATGATGTGACAGAAGCCCGTAAGATCTGGTGTTTCGGTCCTGACGGTACCGGCCCTAACTTCGTATTGGATTGTACCAAATCCGTACAATACTTGAATGAAATCAAGGATTCCGTTGTTGCTGGTTTCCAATGGGCATCCAAGGAAGGTATCATGGCTGAAGAGAACTTGCGTGGTGTACGTTTCAACATTTATGATGTGACGTTGCACGCTGATGCTATCCATCGTGGTGGTGGTCAAATCATTCCAACAACTCGTCGTTGCTTGTACGCTTCAACAATTACAGCTGGACCACGTTTGATGGAACCCGTTTACTTGTGCGAAATCCAATGTCCCGAAGTTGCTGTCGGTGGTATCTACGGTGTGTTGAATAGACGTCGTGGTCATGTTTTCGAAGAAGCTCAAGTTGTTGGTACACCTATGTTCGTTGTCAAGGCTTACTTGCCCGTAAACGAGTCGTTCGGTTTCACCGCCGATTTGCGTTCCAACACCGGTGGACAAGCTTTCCCACAATGCGTGTTCGACCATTGGCAAGTGTTGCCCGGTGATCCGTGCGAACCCAGCAGCAAACCATACCAGATTGTACAGGATACACGTAAGCGTAAGGGTTTGAAGGAAGGTCTACCCGACTTGTCCCAATACCTCGATAAATTGTAA